One Tubulanus polymorphus chromosome 5, tnTubPoly1.2, whole genome shotgun sequence DNA segment encodes these proteins:
- the LOC141905204 gene encoding uncharacterized protein LOC141905204 encodes MNYEHLGPLHDMFRRQAALTPDKHAIVSDDGRKLTYKELDEATDTLAQYLILKGTVADSIVGVYMERCVEFTISYIAILKAGAAYMPLDVTYPLSLLASVFEDATPKAVLTLPSVKDVLPEVEFPLITLGDGWLETIRNELKEAGRVLETPRISLDNLAYTVYSSGTTGKPKGIQCPHRGSVFSYTWRHNEYPYSDEDNREACNVFFVWEMLRPLLKGATLFIIPDNVIYDPILLAQYFKRHAITRMLFTPSLFEAVINAENIDLQSAMKSFKQLWFCGEVVTTALLERCCKILPWIQFVNLYSISECHDVAAADLSYCYKHQSEAMKERKFCPVGRVLPDVKVVIMSADMVAQPIGASGEIYVGGPTLARGYLNRPKLNGERFVSLKPAAGQTEQRYYRTGDWGYMLADGSLEICGRCDSMVKVRGYSIEIQAVEAALISLPMVNAAVVLVNGEEGDDKFLIAYIVPEGETSKKDVRANLKRLLPFYMIPSYFIFIQSIPVLPASSKLDKKALPTLDTSSEQTVDEDGKPKTNNEKVMVDIWKEILQLKCVDTMESFFDLGGHSLLAAKLLSKTKQLFGVDVTVRELFVHSTISQLASLIEKKMQPDNKPSSPEPSPSIDLVNEVEVHDQFINSTVNSVRIDMQLRAFWRSVSYGNRWKKGRVLLTGVTGFLGAFILRELLLETQTHVYCLVRSQPDRKVLDRLKQALRQYGIIASVTEKADARQANVLVELENRVSCLKGDITLLNLGLSEEDHQHFSTEIDFIIHPAANVNLIYPYQALHGPNVIGTQNVILFASTNKIKPLHYVSTDAVFPHGLKNCSENDDVSQLYGQLEDGYSQSKWVAEQLVLRARARGVPVVIYRPGNMSGDSKTAHWNPADFNLMMIKACLETGSAPQIDWQVEMTPVDFAAKAIVMLTQNIMLSLGKTFHIANDDPLHASWLFEWLMAHGYKLQILPYTKWLENLRQHSKSKGDLSTLQRVLENLVTDETFFANLSTYKNDNLRAVLSELNMTYPATDPSLLANYFQKLSKHHVIPAPKRIDFGERLLEGKVAIVTGSSSGIGASIAIHLARAGARVALAARRDDLLRQLSDTIQREDGVSICVKTDVTDKLQVKELIRHVESTLGPVDVIVNNAGVMYYTMMKNLHENEWEKQIDINCKGVVNMVGAAIDGMLTRKSGHIVNMSSNAGRRGFAGLAVYSGTKFFVEGFSQALRQEVSGSGIRVTCIQPGDVKTELLTHTTDAEAKSQYDGSEQCKILDPDDIGRAVVYAVSQPGHVGLNEILIEPREAPI; translated from the exons ATGAATTACGAACATTTGGGACCGTTACATGATATGTTTCGACGCCAGGCGGCGCTAACTCCTGATAAACATGCTATAGTTTCAGACGATGGGAGAAAG CTCACTTACAAAGAATTAGATGAGGCCACAGACACGCTAGCGCAATATTTGATCCTAAAAGGAACGGTGGCCGATAGCATCGTTGGCGTATATATGGAAAGATGCGTCGAGTTCACCATTTCCTACATTGCCATTTTAAAAGCGG GGGCTGCTTATATGCCGTTAGACGTCACCTACCCTTTATCTTTACTTGCATCGGTGTTCGAAGATGCAACTCCAAAGGCGGTTTTAACATTGCCTTCCGTAAAGGATGTGTTACCAG AGGTCGAATTTCCATTGATTACATTGGGTGATGGGTGGCTGGAAACGATCCGCAATGAACTGAAGGAGGCCGGTCGAGTTTTGGAAACACCTCGGATCAGCCTCGATAATTTGGCGTACACTGTGTATTCCTCGGGAACGACTGGAAAGCCAAAGG GTATCCAATGTCCACATCGTGGATCAGTATTTTCTTACACATGGCGACACAACGAATACCCGTACTCGGACGAGGATAACCGAGAAGCTTGCAACGTCTTCTTCGTTTGGGAAATGCTGAGGCCATTGCTGAAAG GTGCAACTCTGTTCATCATCCCTGACAATGTCATATACGACCCGATTCTACTGGCGCAGTATTTCAAGCGACATGCTATCACTCGCATGTTGTTTACGCCGTCACTCTTCGAAGCCGTCATAAATGCTGAAAATATCGACTTGCAGTCGGCGATGAAAAGCTTCAA GCAATTGTGGTTTTGTGGTGAAGTCGTGACCACTGCTCTGCTCGAACGATGCTGCAAAATCTTGCCGTGGATTCAGTTCGTGAACCTGTACAGTATTTCAGAATGTCACGACGTCGCAGCCGCTGATTTGTCTTATTGTTACAAACATCAA tcGGAAGCGATGAAAGAACGGAAATTCTGTCCAGTAGGTCGTGTTCTACCCGATGTCAAAGTCGTTATAATGAGCGCTGATATGGTAGCACAGCCGATAGGCGCTTCTGGGGAA ATATACGTTGGTGGTCCGACACTTGCTAGAGGGTACCTCAACCGCCCGAAACTCAATGGGGAGAGGTTCGTCAGTCTGAAACCTGCCGCCGGTCAAACTGAGCAGAGATACTATAGGACGGGAGATTGGGGGTACATGCTGGCAGACGGTAGCCTCGAGATTTGTGGACGCTGCGACTCAATGGTTAAAGTTCGAGGATATTCGATCGAAATACAG GCGGTCGAGGCGGCTCTCATAAGTTTACCTATGGTCAACGCAGCTGTTGTACTAGTAAACGGGGAAGAAGGCGATGACAAATTTCTAATCGCTTACATCGTACCAGAGGGAGAAACTAGTAAAAAAGACGTTCGTGCAAACCTTAAAAGGCTTCTTCCGTTTTACATGATCCcgtcttatttcattttcatacaaaG TATACCGGTCTTGCCGGCTTCGAGTAAATTGGACAAGAAAGCGCTTCCTACGCTAGATACATCCAGTGAGCAGACTGTCGACGAAGATGGCAAGCCGAAAACCAATAATGAAAAAGTCATGGTTGATATTTGGAAAGAGATATTGCAACTGAAATGCGTCGACACGATGGAAAGCTTCTTTGATTTAGGAGG ACACTCCCTACTTGCTGCAAAACTTCTGAGTAAAACGAAACAGCTGTTTGGTGTCGATGTCACAGTGCGAGAACTGTTCGTCCACTCGACCATTTCTCAATTAGCGTCGCTAATCGAAAAGAAGATGCAACCAGACAATAAACCAAGCTCACCGGAACCATCTCCAAGTATCGACTTGGTTAATGAGGTTGAAGTTCATGACCAATTCATCAACAG caCTGTAAATTCTGTGAG AATTGATATGCAACTTCGTGCATTTTGGAGATCAGTAAGTTATGGTAATCGTTGGAAGAAAGGAAGAGTTCTATTGACCGGAGTGACTGGCTTCCTAGGCGCTTTCATTTTGCGCGAGCTTCTTCTTGAGACTCAG ACGCATGTCTACTGTCTGGTTAGAAGTCAGCCTGATAGAAAAGTATTGGATCGCCTCAAACAGGCGTTGAGACAATATGGAATTATCGCATCTGTCACTGAGAAAGCCGACGCCAGGCAAGCAAATGTACTTGTCGAATTGGAAAATCGAGTGTCCTGTTTGAAAG GTGACATAACACTTCTCAACTTGGGGCTGAGCGAAGAAGACCATCAACACTTTTCTACGGAAATAGATTTCATAATACATCCAGCTGCTAATGTCAATTTGATCTACCCTTACCAG GCACTTCACGGTCCGAATGTAATCGGCACCCAGAATGTCATCCTATTTGCCTCTACAAACAAAATCAAGCCACTGCATTATGTCAG CACCGATGCGGTGTTTCCACATGGCTTAAAGAACTGTAGTGAAAATGACGACGTTTCGCAACTATACGGTCAATTGGAGGACGGATACAGCCAAAGCAAGTGGGTAGCCGAACAGCTTGTTTTGAGAGCTAGGGCACGCGGAGTTCCCGTCGTCATATATCGCCCAG GGAACATGTCCGGGGATTCGAAAACAGCTCATTGGAATCCGGCcgatttcaatttgatgatgatcaAAGCTTGTTTAGAAACTGGATCAGCTCCTCAGATAGACTGGCAAGTCGAGATGACGCCCGTTGATTTCGCCGCCAAAGCGATCGTAATGCTCACTCAAAACATCATGCTCTCGTTGGGGAAAACTTTCCACATTGCTAATGACGATCCCCTACACGCTTC ATGGCTTTTTGAATGGCTTATGGCCCACGGATATAAACTACAAATATTGCCATATACGAAGTGGCTGGAAAATCTGAGGCAACACTCGAAGTCGAAAGGCGATCTATCAACTCTGCAACGCGTGCTTGAAAACCTCGTCAC tgacGAAACATTTTTTGCAAACTTATCAACGTACAAAAATGATAATCTACGAGCTGTTTTATCGGAATTGAACATGACCTATCCGGCCACAGATCCCTCACTATTGGCTAACTACTTCCAGAAGCTGTCGAAGCACCACGTGATTCCAGCTCCAAAGCGAATCGACTTCG gcgAGCGTTTATTAGAAGGAAAAGTGGCAATTGTAACAGGGTCGTCTAGCGGTATAGGGGCTTCTATCGCTATTCATCTGGCGCGCGCTGGCGCTCGGGTCGCCTTGGCGGCGCGGCGCGACGATCTACTGCGGCAGCTGAGCGATACCATACAGCGTGAAGATGGCGTGTCCATATGTGTTAAAACTGACGTCACCGATAAGTTACAA GTTAAAGAACTGATTCGACATGTCGAAAGTACGTTAGGCCCAGTTGATGTTATCGTCAATAACGCCGGTGTTATGTATTATACTATGATGAAAAACcttcatgaaaatgaatggGAGAAACAAATTGACATTAACTGTAAG GGTGTTGTGAACATGGTAGGAGCAGCAATTGATGGAATGCTGACGAGGAAATCCGGTCATATTGTCAACATGTCTTCTAATGCCGGTAGACGG GGATTTGCTGGACTAGCAGTCTACTCGGGTACTAAATTCTTCGTGGAAGGGTTTTCTCAAGCGTTGCGTCAGGAAGTGAGCGGTTCAGGAATAAGAGTGACGTGCATACAACCCGGGGATGTAAAGACTGAACTCCTTACTCACACCACTGATGCTGAG GCTAAATCCCAATACGACGGTAGTGAACAGTGTAAAATTCTCGATCCTGATGATATTGGACGAGCAGTCGTCTATGCTGTCAGTCAACCGGGACACGTCGGACTCAACGAAATTCTTATCGAACCCAGAGAAGCTCCAATATAA
- the LOC141905452 gene encoding putative G-protein coupled receptor 139: MLLKSNSKTSICCYFAFLAIVDTLFLCVPLLCYWINYNFNRTGKKEWLCKSINFVANFLSQLSAWIVVAITVDRLIAVRFPMKAKVLCSSARSLRVIAGLVLILFASNVHIFWSATLVNVKIMNRLQCEWKINDSPNLNETVFLVDLAAGSFLPFLLLCGLNTAIVYTLCRHSTDKSLRAGHQSRVGFSPGRLLKMQMIVAWTFLFLSAPFRLHRLIFHYILAADNLRLERMLFSITHKLFFANSAVNFYVYCLCGGSRFRKHLVDLFRCTGARD, encoded by the coding sequence ATGCTACTGAAGTCGAACAGCAAAACGAGCATTTGCTGCTATTTCGCCTTTTTAGCTATCGTTGACACACTGTTTCTTTGCGTGCCGCTTCTGTGTTATTGGATAAACTATAATTTCAATAGAACCGGTAAGAAGGAATGGCTTTGCAAAAGTATCAATTTCGTCGCCAATTTTCTATCGCAGCTGTCTGCGTGGATAGTCGTTGCCATAACTGTGGATCGCCTGATCGCTGTCCGCTTTCCGATGAAAGCCAAAGTCCTCTGTTCATCGGCGAGATCTCTGCGAGTAATAGCCGGCCTTGTCTTGATCCTATTCGCTTCAAATGTTCATATTTTCTGGAGCGCCACCCTGGTTAACGTGAAAATCATGAATAGACTTCAATGCGAGTGGAAGATCAACGATTCTCCAAACTTGAATGAAACGGTATTTCTAGTCGATTTGGCCGCCGGATCATTCCTACCATTTCTGTTACTTTGTGGACTCAACACTGCAATTGTGTATACATTATGCAGACATTCAACGGACAAATCTCTACGTGCCGGTCATCAGTCACGCGTCGGCTTTTCCCCTGGTCGTCTGTTAAAAATGCAGATGATAGTGGCGTGGACGTTCCTATTTCTTTCTGCTCCGTTCAGACTGCACCGGTTGATATTCCACTACATTTTGGCCGCCGATAATCTACGCCTGGAGCGAATGTTATTTTCGATCACGCACAAGCTTTTCTTCGCCAACAGCGCCGTCAACTTTTACGTATACTGCCTGTGTGGCGGTTCGCGATTTCGGAAACATTTGGTTGACTTGTTCCGATGTACAGGCGCACGTGATTGA